AaaccagaaaaaaggaacaTCAGCACCATGCCTGTCCTGCGCCGCCTTTTGCATATCTTTTGTCATTTCGTGCTTCCCCCGTTTCTATCTCTCATCGGGTCGATTCATCGAGGAAATCTGGCCTTCCGATAGTTGGGTTCTTCCAAAAGCAGGCGCTGGGTATCTTGGtcttcgtcttttttttctctctctctttctccaattCTTTCTGATGTGAGTATATGCGTTActtttgatgatgatgatgatgaggaaggaGATTTCAGCTCCGCCTCGCGCTTGAGTCGCGCATGTTCCGAGGGTGCCTCGCATGGAGTGGCATGACAGATAGAGCAAGTCGCAAAGGGACGGCCCTTGCGCTTGATACGGATCAGTGGTCGGTCTgaagagagatagagagagagcgtGTCAGAGTGGTTGATATCTTGGAAAATGCAGATGTAGAAGATTCCTCAATGACAAAAAGCATCTAagaggatgaaaatgaaagagCACGAGTATTGGGATATATCGGTGTTGTAGCTGTAAAGAGCAAAGTCTCACAGGACCAGAATCGGCAATTGATCCGGTTGTACAATCGCACAGACACGCAGCTATTGCCCGAGATAAAACCAAAGAAAGTAAACAGCCAGCAAGGGAATAGAAGCATATCGCCGGAAGCTGTCACGCATCCAGGCAACGGTGGTAGGAGGGCATTGTAAATCATTTCAGAATACTCGACTCTCAGACATACCATGATGTTTACAACTGGACACTCGATGACCTCGAATGCAAGCTTCACAAGCCCACTTCTGACCGTCGATGAGCATCCCTTGTTAAGATGAGAGTAGATCAACCGGGGAGGTCGAATCCGTGAGTCTTTATACTGCCCGATGGAGTTTCCCATCTGTCGGCTGAAACCGCCATGGGTCGCAGTTCTTTGGTCGAACGTGACGTtttggggaggagggggcaCAGACGGAGGGAGTGGATGGGGGAATgtcctattttttttttttttttttttttttttttttttttttttgcgttTCCACATTCCAGCCAGATTTGGAAAAGGGTGGTTGGATGGCGTGAGTGATCCGAACCGCTCTTTGAGGGTTTAGCCACGAGGGTTTGGGGGAAGGATAAatggaaatcaaaaatcCTCGCTGAAAATGGATCCAATGGAACAGAAACGGGACGGAAGAGACAAAATGGGAAATGGGAAATCACAATCGAGTAATCGTCGAAATTGGAAACGCGTTTCGGGTGGGGAACGCAGAGCAGTTGGTACCTTTTTCCAGCACGACGCTATCAAATGACATATGCCCGAGTACCCTGTTCTTGTCCTGGCCGGGGTACTGGAGTTGCTGCCTTCCAAGCTACTACGGTGAACATTTACAAATTTGTTGATGAGTAAGGTAAGAGTAGTAGGTTCCAGTCCCATGGACATGTTCATCACAAACAGACCCTTCTTCGATATCAAGTAAAGAAGAGCTTAGCTGCCCAGCTTCCAGCACCGACACCACCATATCATCCAACCCTGGGACGATCTAACTGAAGACGGTAGAAGAGCTAAACATGTGCAATGCAGCGGTGATCCGTCATGGGAGGGTCTGGCACCCGGCTTGGTACTTGTGCGCTGGTGTGGCGTGGTCTCTGGATACTCATAGTCGTCTCCGGTCTGTAGCAAGTCCGTCAGTCGAGTCGAGCGCCTCTATACGTGGTGTCCCGGGAACGAGTGTCCACTGTCAATCCTGTACGATGGCGGGGAGATGCGACTTGAATGCAACCGGTTCGAGGAATCGGGAGAGTTGCGAATGGCAACTCGTCGGATGGGCAGGTGGATATCGCGCACCTGCCCGCTGGCAATTACTGTTTGATAATGAGAATGAGACACCGGAATTTGGCGTTCATCTTGCCAACGGGTGAAGGAGGCCTGATGATGCCAGAGCTCACTCTTCGGGGCTCCTGCGCGTCGACGACTGGATGGTTGGGGACTACGAAGCTGTTTGTCTTTGGTGGAGACTTTGGAGAGTCGTGGTACTTTGGGACTGTGGATCTCCAAATCTGACCCTTATCGGGAGAAGCTTGGACCACTCCAGTTCACCCTCTCGGCAAACTGTGCGGGAATTTTCACCGTTCCGTGGGCCATGACCGACTCGACGGGCCTGCAGTTCTGTGTGCGCAACCAGTCCGGACGCCTTTACAAAAGGCTTCCTGTGACGGAGCGTGGGTCCTGGTCCCCCGTGGGTACTAGGGAGTAGGGAGCACCTACGCATCCTGCAGAGAGATTGCCaatgtgaaaaaaaaagatccatcGGCGGAGTGTGATTGGGCTCCAGGACAAAGCCCACGGATGATAAGCTATGTCAAGCACATGGAAGGTGGTTCCTCGGACTATTGCTCCTGAGAGTGTATGCAGAGTATGCAAAGTATGCAAAGCAGGTGTTGATGTTTCATGTCCACCACAGGACAGAGGAAGTCGTCGGCCATATGTGTCTTCTTCCAAGTCCGGGGAGCAGTCTGTCGCGATTTGAAAAGGCTTCACTACGTTGTCCGCGGTTCAGATTCTCATTATTGATGGCTTCAATGGGTCTGAGGGTATTGGTGTCCGGAAGTCACTGCTGTCTCTCAGAGTCTCTCAATGTGTGAGGCATTTTaatttctctctttttccaccACACGCCGCGCCTCGGCTGGTCAGGAAAAAAATCTGCAAAATTTTTcctgatttttttttttgtttttccctttttttttcccctatgatttcccccctttctcccccaccGATTGGGGGAGGTTTCCCGCGCGCGAAAGGATGTACCTGAGGGACCAGTCCGGGATTTCAGGCGGCAGTGCTACCACGCCCGGAACGATTTTTGATTGCTTCCCACTTTTGTCGGGAATCGGTGAATCGAGGAAGATTGTTTGGAACCCGGCTTCCCTGTGGCCCATGGGAATACGGACCgcgagggaaaaaaaaacgctGCACGGAAATCTGAAATCTGATGGACAGTCTGGTCGAACAGACCTGCTTTCGTACGGACtgaagggaggaagagagcttCAAGCACCCCAAGTCCCTGACAGTCTCGTGTTTGGTGCTTGTATCCACCGCCGTGGATGGATGTCGCAGATCGGGGTCGAATTGTGAACCATGAATACTACGGAAGAATCCATCgctggaagagaaggggaggTTTCCTAATGGGTGCGTGTGTTGCTGACTCCTCCGGCCTGCCAGATCGGTGTTAGATCTTGAGCCCTGGACCGATAATGCCTCATACATATGCCGTCCGCATCCAAGTCCGAGTGAATCAAATCCAGCAGTTTTCTGAAAAAGGCTCCATGTGGTATCTCCCAACGTGGGGACGATTGGAGCGAGGAACAAGCCCACTCGCGTAGCCCTGGGTAGGCGCCTATGCTGCCGAGTGGTAAAAGTGCAACGACTCCTCCCCTCGGTCGCGGCCAGCTGATAGTTTCGATCCAAGGTGGGTATACCGGGACTCTGGTCATCCGACGGTTGTCAGGACCACGGCACTATCGTGCGGCGTGCGGCCTTGATTGCTCTCCCATGGTCCCATCTTCTGGCACCCCGGTTTCGATGGCCGTACCTGTCCAACgtgacccccccccccccccaggcGGCATGGGCTCCCTTTCAGTTTGAGATGCCCCCTGCTTTTCACCTTGGTCCGTGTTGGCTTCGAGACTACTCTGTGGGCGATGCCTCAAATCTGTCAGACTACTCGATCCGCCCATCGTCAACCCTCTCCTGTGTCTCTTTCAACTGCTCATCAACCCACCACCCGAGGTCTGCACCACCGAAAGAGACAGATCACAGAGGTCTTATTCATTAGAAAGTCGAccagagaaaaagaacagggaaaacaaaaaaaatcaatcGCAAACAAACAGACATCACCCAGACGGCGTGGAGTGGAAAGGGTTACAGGGTGCGACACTTCGCCGTCAGCATCAACGCTCACCGGCTGCAGCTGGACCGGAGTACTTTGGGTGCTCCCTGGCCCCCCTCTCTGACTGTGCTTCATGAAATGATGATCCTCGGTCAAGCAGTCCTTCTGCCAAGTCCCCCTCCAAGACTCCCAGAGCCCATGCAGATGAGCTGCATGATTCgcatcgaggaggaatatGCACGTTGGAGGTGGCTGTGCTCCCAAAGTCCGTGTTCCGTGGCGTCGTCGGGACCCGCTCGAGCTAACCTGGTCACGGTGATCCATCTGGATAGTTGggtggtctttttctcttttttttcccacaGGCGCAGTAGCCCCCAAATTGTCAGGACCCGATCGTCGTCAGGATCCATCCCCTCGAGTCTCATCGGGACGTGGAGAGTAAGAGGTGGACCCTACATCCGAGGGAAGGCTGGTCGCAGCCTCGAAGCTGGATGCACCCAAGGACCAGTCCAGACGACTCGTCCACATGGCCCGATGGGAGCGTGAGCACCGCACCACATCATCCCTTTCTGATGGAAGAGTCCTGATCGGTCGTGCCAAACACCACACAGTGAGCGACCAGCGATGGTCGAGTCTCCCCGGTTGAGCAGTTCTCTCGGTGGCTCGCTGTTGCGTTGCACGAGTTGAGGATCGACATCCACGCCCGAAGCACCGCAGCGAATGAAACGGCTGCAGCGCGATTAAGGAATATTAAGCTCTACATCCAGATTGGCCATCCAGAGCGggtcctcttcctctccaaaaaaaaacgggtCGTCCATCGCCGTCTGAGTCTGGATTAAGACTTATCGTAGCGCCCGCTTGTCCTGCCGCCATGGATATCCGACGTGCAGGTTCCAGTAGCCAGTGTCCAGTGTTTACTCAACACTGTTTAGTACTTCATTCCTCTGGCAGCACTCGATGCGGTCTCTCCGCACACACTACGGACGAGCCTCATCACACGAGGTACCTCGCCTGTGAGCGGCTCCGAccgaaggggggggggggggggggacaaaGAAGTGGGGAGTAACCTCGTCACTTGGGTCAGCCGGTGGACTCCACTTTCTGCCCACTCGGTCACTGCACGTTCAGTATGCGCCATTTTGTATACCTGAGGCATTTTTCTGTTCCAATTGCACGTCCACGCCAGGCTGAACCTCTTCCTCTCACCGTATTTCCATCCCGTCATCCACAGAGGACGCAGGCCAATCTGACTCGTTCGCTCGCGGTGAATGATGCAAATCCAGTCGGACCATGACACGCCTTGAATCAGGAGGATGAAccctccaaaaaagaaagaggaagagagagacaacgAGGATTGGTGTGCTTGGTTGACTTTCCGGGATCACGGTGCATGCAGAAGATGTGATGATGAACCGCAGAAGACGGTGGGAAATGTGAGGTCGACAGATGGCTCCGGGACACGGTCAGAGACTCCCTCCGGAACGGGAGATATCTCGTCGTTTCCACTGACGGGTAATGGCGATGGATGTTGGCCACCCGCCTGGGATCGCCACCGCATTCCTTGCGCTGCGGGAAGAATGATGGATCGAGTCAAGGCCAATCATGCGCGAATCGTCTCTCACCTTGCCAGCCCTCAGGGATCCTCCGTGGGATTGCCAGGCTCTGCTCATACATCCGTCTCAGGGTGATGGTGATCACCTCTCTTTGTTCTTGATGACCACCTTTCCCGGTACCAACTTGATGAATCCTGCTCTCCCGTCTCATGGATGAGAGGGAGCCGACTGGGTATGATACTGGCGCTGAGCTCTCATCGTCGTTGTGGGGTGGGAGAGGGGCTCATCTAGTTGGACGACTCCGCGATGAGACCACTCCCAGGCCTTCACAGTGTGTCTGTGCAAGACTGTCAACGCAAAAGCTGTGTGTGGTATAGCCCTACGGCTGCCCCAAGCGACCTCCACAGTAGACcagagaaaatggaagatcCGTGTGAGACATGGTCGAGGAGACTGATGGTCATATCTCGACTCTCGAGGCGAGTGGAGGGTGTTCCGACGAGGAAGTCTCACTCCGAGCTAGCAGTGTCTTTTCCCGGGTTCTCCGCcatcgatcatgatcatcatgcTTTTGATCCCGATAAAACATGAGTTTTCTCCGGAGCATGAAAGCATTGAAACGTGAGGCGCAAGATGCCTTTTATACCATCCACCGACAGCGACGGACAGCCATTCTTAGATACCTCGGGATGGTACAGGCTTTCTACAGAGATCAGATCTTGTTCGTCCAGATATATTGCGCATTCTGCCCGGCCATCCTGTGAGGAGCCCGACCACGGAGCTCCTGACTTGTGGATGGCTGCCGATATTCCCGCGTTTCCAGGTGTGGCTGACAAGGATCATCCATTTCCGTCGAATTAAGCATTGGCCCAGACCTCCAGCGGGATGCTTTTCAGTGCGTCCTGACAATTTGACCTGATgcatcatccatttcagAGGCATGGGATCAGCTCAAGGGTCCGTGGACGAATCCAGGCTCCGCTCCCATCCCATCTGATTGGACCACCTTCACGCTGGGGGGCTGCGATGGGATCGACGCGCTCGGCTCTGGGCATGACCACAATTCGTGCTTTTACAAGCCAAAGTTTCCTCTGTTTGGAAAGTTGAAGGAACAGACCACGGCTCGCAGCCAACTAGATGGGATTTGGTTCATCTGTTCAAGGCGCCGTCAGGGGGCGCACACTTGAATGTCACccggatttttttttcaaaaggATCCCACGCCTTTGCTAGAAGCAAATGTGCGCGAGTCATGATGAACAATCGAGAGAGTCCCTCGGGATCTGCCATGGAATGGTTCGGGTCTCAAGTTGTGTCCACGACGCCCGGAGGGACAACCATGGGCCAACGCAGGTGAACGGGGGACTCTTGATTCATCGGTCTCGAGACGAGGAGTCGGGTCGTGGCCCCGAAGATGTCGTCTGGGAGAGGTGGGGTGATTCCAAAAAAGGAACATCACATGGATCTATGTACTTGCATAACTCGGCGACTTGACCACCCGTTCATTTCTCCACCGCATGGCGCATGTCTCTGTGTGAGCGTAGGTCATCAACGtttcccatcttccaagTTTCAAGTGGGATTTCTGCGTACTCATCAGTCGCgcatcttttttctttgcctaTGTCTCTCTCCTACCGTCTCACCCCTCTCGTCAAGGTGCACCACGAATGCATAATTTCAAGACACTGGTACCACCATATCACTACTTAGTGAATTCAAGTGAGTCATCAAATTTGTGAGCGGGATTGAGATTGAACTCGGCAGAGCACAGGAAAGTCGAAAGATCTGGACAGGTCCCCATCATCGATGCTCCCCGGATTCCTCCACGGTTCAGGGCCAGGCCTCTTCCAGAAACTTGCGAGTCCATTATCTACAGGAATCCCTTTCCAatgctctctctctattGCGTATAGGTATGGAGGTCGCACATGCTGCCGAATTGTTCTCGATGACCTCGGCGCACGGGCACCCAATCTCCCTCCCTTGACCGGCTTGATTTATGCGTGTAATGGATCCGACGGCtgctggtgatgatggtttCTGCATGAAGAGTGATGCACTCGTGAGTTGATCTTGAGAATTTCAAGGCAATATCTAGCACCTGCCGGACTGTGAGTATTACGTGTCGCAAATCAACTCCCTAATGCACTCTTTATGTCCCTTGTGCACAGGATGAGTCTCGGTCGGTCCATCCGTTCATCCGTCCATTCCCCGCATGCCACCTGCCGAGGCCCGGCAGTTCCCACCGAACGCGGAAAAGACGAAAGGAATGTTCGGGAAGGCATGACGTGATGAAAGTGATCCGCGTGCTCAAGCCGAGCTCCGGTTTTTTTTAAGGTTACGTGTGACCACGGGATGAGGTTGGTATCTCGCACTACTGCCCGATACCACGTAGGTCATCCGTTCCATCTATCAATCTATAACATCACACTTGGACAACTTGATTTCAAATTTTGTTCGGTTTGAGAATTCGTGGATCCTCTACCTCATCCTTTGTCTAATTCTATCCCTCCGATCACACAGTATGACTCTCTACATAGTTTGTTTCCATTTGCAGTATTCAGACCAGTAAAGCCGGTCACCCATCCGGAAGGGGAaacgaagaaagagagacagggAGTCCGTTCCAACGTCTCGACTCGTGAGATCATCGCATCAATACGGTCAACATTTACCCGGTGGTGTCGTGATCATTTGGTCCAGTCTCTATGGACTCTCTTGACAGATTCTTGTCCCTTCCATTTTATATCTGCAAATTGGATGCGACGAGCACGCACTGGGTGCACATATACACAAACACACATACTCCCTCTGCCTCTTCCAATCTTCCTTTACACGCCTCCAATCCGAAATAAACCCCAAGCTGAATCACCATGACCGTGCGAACGGCTTCAGCTTCACCATCTCCAGTGCAAATCGTCGAAGTCGGCCCTCGCGACGGTCTCCAAAACGTCCCTGGCACAGTGTCCACCTCGACCAAGTGCGAATTGATTCAACGTCTGCGACGCGCCGGTCTCACCGCAATCGAACTGACTTCGGTGGTGTCACCGCGTGCCGTCCCGCAATTGGCCGATTGTCGAGATTTACTGGGGGATTCTTATGTGAAAGAGCTTTTACGTCAGGCGCAATCACGGGCGCAACGGGGACATACCGAAGATCACCgtcctgctgctgctgctgccacgTCCATCCGTTGTCCGGTGCTGGTGCCGAATGTCAAGGGCCTGGAGATTGCTCTTGATCAGGGTGTCAAAGAGGTCGCGCGTGTTTATCAGTGCAACAGAAGGGTTCAGTAGAGCGAATATCAACTGCTCGGTGGACCAAGGCATTGCACGAGCTCGAGAAGTGACTCGTCTGGCTATCAAGGCCGGTGTTGCAGTCAGAGGGTGAGTGTATCTACAACCCTATCATCTCTCCTACCTCACCTTTCTCGTGCTTTCCTTCAACACCCACCTTTTAGCACCAAGCAGACATCCTTTCTCTAACCCATCACTAACCCTAACCCCCCTTCTCCATGGGGCCCATAACCAGATACGTCTCCTGTATCTTCGAAGACCCCTACGACGGCCCAACCCCCCACACCGCAGTACTCCGCTGCGTCCAATCCCTCCTTGACGCCGGATGTCACGAAATCAGTCTCGGCGACACTCTAGGCGTGGGCTCCCCCGCCAACGTCCACTCCCTCCTCGACTATCTCACCCGTCACGACATCCCCATTGACAGATTGGCCGGCCACTTCCACGACACGTACGGTCAGGCCGTGGCGAATGTCTGGGAAGCGTACCGCCATGGGGTACGCGTCTTTGACAGTAGCGTTGCCGGACTGGGTGGGTGTCCGTATGCGCCGGGGTCCAAGGGGAACGTGGCGACGGAGGATGTGGTGTACATGTTTCATAATGCGGGAATTGGGACCGGGGTGGATTTAGTTCAGTTGGCGGAGACGGGGGAGTGGATTTCGAGAGAGTTGGACCAGATGAATGCGAGTCGGGTGGGTAAGGCGCTGTTGAGTAGGGAAAGAATTCGAGAGAGACgtcagcggcagcagcaacaggagaaggagaggaagaaggaggaggaagagaaggagggagagaagaagaaggaggaaaaagaaacacatTCATCAACAGGGTCAACCTCCACTCTGGTCAAATTCACACCTTCAAGTTGTATTCCCACGGCACAAATCTCGTTCAAGTGGACATTAAtgtcctcttcctcctcctcctcctcctcctcctcctcctcctcttcttcttcttcttcttcttcttcttcttcttcttcttcttcttcttcttcatctccttcttcctcttcggtTACGTGCTCGATTCCATCCGACAAGAACCAATTACCCACCAATTCACGCACCCAGTTCCAAACCTGTCAGCAGAGAGCGTGAAACTCGCCAAAACAGTCAAATACTTACCAAACAACACTCCACTAAAGTATTGACACCATCTTTCTGCCCAGTCGCAAGTCAATAAATCACCCACCTCGGTGCAAAGTGCGCAATATCTTGATGGTATTCATTATGTCCATGACAGACATACGAAACCATGATCCATATCATacctctccccccctcttattccccctcctcttctctccgaGACCTTCACTTTCCAACCAGGACCCAAAGCCCCCAGATTTAGACCCAAATCAAGAAAAGATAAAACAACCAAACAAATCAAATCTGCTAAACTTATCcccaagagaaaaaaaaacacaaccACATTTTCGTTCCACTCGTATAATCATATGCAGTCGTCCACTCCCGACAATCAGATATAAATCTTGACGGGATGAAATCGAATCTTCACTGAACCAGTACCCTGAACCTGAATCTGAACCTGCAGGATCGAGTAAATCGGATGAAATTGCCCGGGGCCGCGGGGATGGGTAGCTTATACTATGTGCGAATAGATTGCCTGTTGACTGTGTAGACTGAAAGGCTAAGATGGATAAAAGTTGACAGCCTCGATGAGGTATTCGATTGATTTACTGAGTAGAAGTGTAGGTAGGTGGAGGGGTGATCGGTACTGATATATCCAGTTTTTGCCTATTTGTGCTTGGATCAGTTGATGGGGATCGACTGCCTTCGTGTGTGGCGGGGAGACAAGGGGGTTTTAGTGGCCAAGGATATTTGGAGTATACCACAGGGAGGGGTTGTCATTAGAGTTGAACATTGATAGTTTGGTCAGATTTTGATATTGCCTGGAAGGAGCTAAGAGGCATTTCTTGAAAGAGTAACTCTATCTTGATCAAGTGATGCCCGGGCCTGGATGGGATAAAGGAACCTGCCGTTTGATGTGTGAAAAGGGTCCACGGCTACCACATGGCTATATTGCACACAACAGCCACCAATTATCCTGACCAGTTCGAGCAAGACCACTGCTACATCGCTACAACTGTGCATACAACCATATCGGTTTTTGAAATCTCACTTAGTTCATCCTCCCCTGTTTACTACTCAAGACTAGTCCGGGAACCACGAGAAAGATGCACCGGAAGAAAATGAATCGGTGGGGGAAATACCACATCCGACGGCCATTGTATCAAAGACAAACAAGAATGAtaaaaagagaggggaaaaaaaggttggAAAAGGGGGCACACAAAGGGATATCTGAACAGGGACCAGTTCACAGTCATTTACAGCAGGATGAAGCTGGCACCGAACAGGGTGGACACCACAGTCACCAGGCTGACGGCAACGGGAGCCATGCTGACCGTGAAGGGCTTGACCAGACCAGCGGCAGCACCGGAGGAAGTGGTACCGGCGGCGCCCGAGGTCGAAGAGCCGGAGCTAGAAGAgccggagctggagctggaaccGTCACCGGTGGTGTTGGAGCTGGAAGGAGTGCCAGCCCACTGGGAGCCCTTGCCGCTGAAACCAGCACCCTTACCGGCACCGTCCTTGAGGTACTTCTCGGCAGGCTTGGGGGTGGTGGGCAGGGAACCGGAGGCATCGACGTCCCAGTTGGGAGAGTTCTTCTTGGGGCAGGGGTTGGCACCGCCGGTCTTGTTGTAATTGCCATCACCAGTGGGGTTGGCGGTCTTGTCCAGCGCTGCCTTGAGGGCCTTGTAGTCGGACAGGGGCGAGACGTTGTTACCCTTGATCTCCACCAGACCATAGTTGCTGTCCTCCTGAGAGTACTCGTAGACCAGACCACCCGAGTAGACACCGGTCATCTTGGTGTCGTACAGCGCGGCAACCTCCTGGAACTGACGCTTGTTGGTGTTGCAGCCGTACTCGGACAGGAAGAGGGGCAGACCGTAGCCGGTGAAGTTCTTGACCTTCTGGTCCCAGCCCGAGGTCTTGTAGTCCGAGGGGTCGCACCAGGAGTAGTCGTTgaaggcgaagaagtcgGAGCGCTCCTCGTCGGAACCGCAGTTCATGTACTCGGCCATTTCCAGGCGGTTGGTGTCGACATCCGCGGCGGAGTAACCGACGGGCACTTGGCGCAGCTTCTGCTCACGCAGGTAGTTGCGCAGGTCACGAGTGACGGCCTTGACGTAGGGGGCCGCCGTGGAGGAGGGACCGTCGTTGATGACCTCGTTACCGGAGAAGAAAGCGAGGGTGTTGTCGTAGCGGGCGAACTTGTCGACGGTTGCGAAGATGTACTGCAGGTAGACGTCGTTGTACGAGGGACCGGGGTTGGCACGGTTCAGGGAGTACTTGGGGGTGTTGACGTCGAGCACCAGGTAGATACCCGCATCGGCGAGGGCCTTCATGCACTCATCGTGATCGGCCGAGTTGTCGACCGAGTAGACACGGATGGTGTTGAGGCCGAGGTCCTTGAAGTTCTTGATGTCGCGCTTGCAGGACTCCGCATCGGCGATGGGGTCGGCCAACTTGGAGGAACCACCGGGCTGGTAGTCGACACCACGGATGTAGAAGCGCTCATCACCCTTGAAGAAGGCGTTACCCTTGACGGTGATGGGGGTGATATCGCTGTCCCGCTTGACGTTGGTCGAGCTGGTGGAAGGGGCGGCGAGGACGGACTGCGCGCCCAGCGAGAGGGCCACGGCCCAGGAAGAAATAGGACCCTTCATGATGTGTGATTGAGATGTTGAtcgagggggagagaagatgTCTGATCAGAAAGcgtgtggggggggggggggggggaataaaGACGATGCACCGGAACACAAGGTGTCTGAAAcgaaggacaagaaaggTTGAAAGGAACCCAAACGAATGACGGGTGATGAGTTGGAGGGTGAACAATCGTTGcaggaccaaaaaaaaaaaaataaaaaggaaagagagaaggtCAATGGAAGGAGCGAGCGGAGAAGGGGGAATAAGAAGAACGCAGGGATG
The nucleotide sequence above comes from Penicillium oxalicum strain HP7-1 chromosome II, whole genome shotgun sequence. Encoded proteins:
- a CDS encoding Hydroxymethylglutaryl-CoA lyase, encoding MTVRTASASPSPVQIVEVGPRDGLQNVPGTVSTSTKCELIQRLRRAGLTAIELTSVVSPRAVPQLADCRDLLGDSYVKELLRQAQSRAQRGHTEDHRPAAAAATSIRCPVLVPNVKGLEIALDQGVKEVARIARAREVTRLAIKAGVAVRGYVSCIFEDPYDGPTPHTAVLRCVQSLLDAGCHEISLGDTLGVGSPANVHSLLDYLTRHDIPIDRLAGHFHDTYGQAVANVWEAYRHGVRVFDSSVAGLGGCPYAPGSKGNVATEDVVYMFHNAGIGTGVDLVQLAETGEWISRELDQMNASRVGEGEEEGGGREGGREEEGGKRNTFINRVNLHSGQIHTFKLYSHGTNLVQVDINVLFLLLLLLLLLLLFFFFFFFFFFFFFFFFFISFFLFGYVLDSIRQEPITHQFTHPVPNLSAESVKLAKTVKYLPNNTPLKY
- a CDS encoding 1,3-beta-glucanosyltransferase gel1, with protein sequence MKGPISSWAVALSLGAQSVLAAPSTSSTNVKRDSDITPITVKGNAFFKGDERFYIRGVDYQPGGSSKLADPIADAESCKRDIKNFKDLGLNTIRVYSVDNSADHDECMKALADAGIYLVLDVNTPKYSLNRANPGPSYNDVYLQYIFATVDKFARYDNTLAFFSGNEVINDGPSSTAAPYVKAVTRDLRNYLREQKLRQVPVGYSAADVDTNRLEMAEYMNCGSDEERSDFFAFNDYSWCDPSDYKTSGWDQKVKNFTGYGLPLFLSEYGCNTNKRQFQEVAALYDTKMTGVYSGGLVYEYSQEDSNYGLVEIKGNNVSPLSDYKALKAALDKTANPTGDGNYNKTGGANPCPKKNSPNWDVDASGSLPTTPKPAEKYLKDGAGKGAGFSGKGSQWAGTPSSSNTTGDGSSSSSGSSSSGSSTSGAAGTTSSGAAAGLVKPFTVSMAPVAVSLVTVVSTLFGASFILL